The following are encoded together in the Pseudomonas sp. IB20 genome:
- a CDS encoding aldose epimerase family protein, producing the protein MKHPRHLLSGLALSMLIASGSAQAAGLSSEHKPFGKTNDGTAVEQYILRNSHGMQATVITYGGVLQSLKVPDKNGKVDDVVLGFDDVQGYQGGTAFFGATIGRFGNRLAGGAFELDGKRYQVPLNDGPNSLHGGAQGFDKHVWQAEPVKGKDSVGVKLSYLSKDGEMGFPGNLKTEVTYSLNDNNELHIDYKATTDKPTVLNLTNHSYFNLAGAGNGDILKQVATLHASHYTPVNATLIPTGELAPVKGTPMDFLTPTPIGQRIKDEHPQLKFAEPKQGGFDFNWALDTQGNIKQLAAEVHDPASGRRLQLYTTEPGVQFYTSNFLDGTVKGKAGKAYAHWSAFTLETQHFPDAPNQPTFASTRLNPGQTYSQNTVFKFSAD; encoded by the coding sequence ATGAAGCACCCTAGACATCTGCTTTCAGGCCTCGCCTTGTCCATGTTGATCGCCAGTGGCAGCGCCCAGGCGGCCGGGCTGAGCAGTGAACACAAGCCTTTCGGCAAAACCAATGACGGCACCGCCGTCGAGCAATACATCTTGCGCAACAGCCATGGCATGCAAGCCACGGTGATCACTTACGGCGGTGTGTTGCAGTCGCTGAAAGTGCCGGACAAAAACGGCAAGGTCGATGACGTGGTACTCGGCTTCGATGACGTGCAGGGCTATCAGGGCGGCACCGCATTTTTTGGCGCGACCATTGGCCGTTTCGGCAATCGGCTGGCCGGCGGTGCCTTCGAACTCGACGGCAAACGCTACCAGGTGCCGCTCAACGATGGCCCCAACTCGCTGCATGGCGGCGCCCAGGGTTTTGACAAACACGTGTGGCAAGCCGAACCAGTCAAGGGCAAGGATTCGGTCGGCGTGAAGCTGAGCTACCTGTCCAAGGACGGCGAAATGGGCTTCCCGGGCAACTTGAAAACCGAGGTCACCTACAGCCTCAACGATAACAACGAACTGCACATCGACTACAAGGCCACCACCGACAAACCCACGGTGCTGAACCTCACCAACCACAGCTACTTCAACCTTGCCGGCGCGGGCAATGGCGACATCCTCAAGCAAGTGGCGACCTTGCACGCCAGCCACTACACGCCAGTGAACGCCACCTTGATTCCGACGGGCGAACTGGCGCCGGTCAAAGGCACGCCGATGGACTTCCTCACACCGACGCCTATCGGCCAGCGCATCAAGGACGAGCATCCACAGCTCAAATTCGCCGAGCCGAAACAAGGTGGGTTTGACTTCAACTGGGCACTGGACACCCAAGGCAACATCAAGCAACTCGCCGCCGAGGTGCACGACCCCGCGTCCGGCCGACGTTTGCAGCTCTACACCACCGAGCCTGGCGTGCAGTTCTATACCAGCAACTTCCTGGATGGCACGGTGAAGGGCAAAGCCGGCAAGGCGTATGCGCACTGGAGCGCGTTTACCCTGGAGACCCAGCACTTTCCGGATGCGCCGAACCAGCCCACATTCGCCTCGACCCGGTTGAACCCGGGGCAGACTTATAGCCAGAACACCGTGTTCAAATTCTCCGCTGATTAA
- a CDS encoding substrate-binding domain-containing protein — translation MNRRRGIRSLCCAAAAVSALSLSGLLLAAEEVKIGFLVKQAEEPWFQTEWAFAEKAGKEHGFTVIKIAVPDGEKTLSAIDSLAANGAKGFVICPPDVSLGPAIVAKARANGLKVIAVDDRFVDAKGNFMEDVPYLGMAAFEVGQRQGAAMAAEAKKRGWDWKDTYAVINTFNELDTGKKRTDGSVKSLEDAGFPKDHIVFTAAKTLDVPGSMDATNSALVKLPSGVKNLIIGGMNDNTVLGGVRATETAGFAAANVIGIGINGTDAIGELKKANSGFFGSMLPSPHIEGYNTAKMMFDWVTTGKEPPKYTAMDEVTLITRENFKQELEKIGLWN, via the coding sequence ATGAATCGTCGTCGTGGTATCCGTTCCCTATGTTGCGCCGCTGCGGCGGTGTCGGCCCTGAGCCTGAGCGGCCTGTTGCTGGCCGCCGAGGAAGTGAAGATCGGTTTTCTGGTCAAGCAGGCGGAGGAGCCGTGGTTCCAGACCGAATGGGCCTTTGCCGAAAAAGCCGGCAAGGAACATGGCTTCACCGTGATCAAAATCGCCGTGCCCGATGGCGAGAAAACCCTCTCGGCCATCGACAGCCTGGCGGCCAACGGCGCCAAGGGCTTTGTGATCTGCCCGCCGGACGTGTCCCTGGGCCCGGCCATCGTCGCCAAGGCCCGCGCCAACGGCCTGAAAGTGATTGCGGTGGATGACCGTTTTGTCGATGCCAAGGGCAACTTCATGGAGGACGTGCCGTACCTGGGCATGGCCGCCTTCGAAGTCGGCCAGAGGCAGGGCGCGGCGATGGCGGCCGAGGCGAAAAAACGCGGCTGGGACTGGAAGGACACCTATGCGGTGATCAACACTTTCAATGAACTCGACACCGGTAAAAAGCGCACCGATGGCTCGGTCAAATCCCTCGAAGACGCGGGCTTCCCCAAGGACCACATCGTGTTCACCGCCGCCAAGACCCTTGACGTGCCGGGCAGCATGGATGCCACCAACTCGGCACTGGTCAAGCTGCCCAGCGGCGTGAAAAACCTGATCATCGGCGGCATGAACGACAACACCGTGCTGGGCGGCGTACGCGCTACCGAAACGGCCGGTTTTGCCGCCGCCAATGTGATCGGCATCGGCATCAATGGCACCGACGCCATCGGCGAACTGAAGAAAGCCAACAGCGGCTTCTTCGGCTCGATGCTGCCCAGCCCGCACATTGAGGGCTACAACACCGCGAAGATGATGTTCGACTGGGTCACCACCGGCAAGGAACCACCGAAGTACACCGCCATGGACGAAGTCACGCTGATCACCCGTGAGAACTTCAAGCAGGAACTGGAAAAAATCGGCCTCTGGAACTGA
- a CDS encoding SMP-30/gluconolactonase/LRE family protein, whose product MPCTAVTAHRAQLGEGPFWDVPTQALYWVNIAGKQALRLMGGHLQIWQLPEHVSAFIPCESGDALVTLSSGVYRLDLETEALSLLCVADPQPGNRGNEARCDAQGRLWLGTMQNNIGEHGEDLPITRRSGGLFRIDADAQVTPLLHGLGIPNTLLWSEDGSQVHFGDSLDGTLYRHSIQAGGQLDPAQVWFGPHSRGGPDGSAMDSQGYIWNARWDGSCLLRLAPDGGVDRIIELPVSRPTSCVFGGPNLTTLYITSAASPLDHPLDGAVLAIEVDVPGTPCHRFAG is encoded by the coding sequence ATGCCGTGTACCGCAGTTACTGCGCACCGTGCGCAGTTGGGCGAAGGCCCGTTCTGGGACGTGCCGACCCAGGCGCTGTATTGGGTGAATATCGCCGGCAAACAGGCGCTGCGCCTGATGGGCGGGCACTTGCAGATCTGGCAGCTGCCCGAGCACGTCTCGGCCTTCATTCCCTGTGAAAGTGGCGATGCGTTGGTCACGCTGAGCAGCGGCGTGTATCGGCTGGACCTGGAAACCGAAGCCCTGAGCTTGCTGTGCGTGGCCGACCCGCAACCCGGTAACCGTGGCAATGAAGCGCGTTGCGATGCCCAGGGCCGCCTATGGCTGGGCACCATGCAGAACAACATTGGCGAGCACGGCGAAGACCTGCCCATCACCCGACGTTCCGGCGGCCTGTTTCGCATTGATGCCGATGCGCAGGTCACGCCGCTGCTGCATGGCCTGGGTATTCCCAATACCTTGCTGTGGAGCGAGGACGGTAGCCAAGTGCACTTTGGCGACAGCCTGGATGGCACGCTCTACCGGCATTCGATCCAGGCGGGCGGCCAGCTCGACCCGGCGCAGGTATGGTTCGGTCCGCATTCACGTGGCGGGCCGGACGGCTCGGCGATGGACAGCCAAGGTTATATCTGGAACGCGCGCTGGGATGGCAGCTGCCTGCTGCGCCTGGCGCCGGACGGTGGCGTGGACCGGATTATCGAATTGCCCGTCAGCCGTCCCACCAGTTGCGTATTCGGTGGCCCCAACCTCACCACCCTCTACATCACCAGCGCCGCCAGCCCACTCGATCACCCGCTGGACGGCGCGGTGCTGGCCATCGAGGTCGATGTGCCAGGCACGCCCTGTCACCGCTTTGCCGGATAA
- a CDS encoding aldehyde dehydrogenase (NADP(+)), whose translation MPQFLGHNYIGGQRSAKGRVTLQSIDASSGEALAQTFYQATPAEVDAAAKAAAAAYPAYRALSASRRAQFLDAVADELDALGDDFVALVCRETALPAARIKGERGRTSGQMRLFATVLRRGDFYGARIDQALPDRQPLPRPDLRQYRIGLGPVAVFGASNFPLAFSTAGGDTAAAFAAGCPVVFKAHSGHMATAEQVADAIIRAAEATEMPAGVFNMIFGAGVGEALVKHPAIQAVGFTGSLKGGRALCDMAAARPQPIPVFAEMSSINPVIVLPQALQARADTVARDLTASVVQGCGQFCTNPGVVIGIASAPFTAFTQQVARLIADQPAQTMLNAGTLSSYGKGLEKLLAHPGIQHLAGNAQAVNQAQPQLFKADVALLIDGDEVLQEEVFGPTTVFVEVADQAQLSAALHGLHGQLTATIIGEPDDLQQFAELTPLLEQKVGRILLNGYPTGVEVCDSMVHGGPYPATSDARGTSVGTLAIDRFLRPVCLQNYPDSLLPDALKNANPLRIQRLVDGMPSRDPL comes from the coding sequence ATGCCCCAGTTCCTCGGCCATAACTACATCGGCGGCCAGCGCAGTGCCAAAGGCCGCGTGACCCTGCAAAGCATTGATGCCAGCAGCGGCGAAGCCTTGGCCCAGACGTTCTACCAGGCCACACCGGCGGAGGTCGACGCCGCCGCCAAGGCCGCCGCAGCGGCTTACCCCGCCTACCGTGCGCTGAGTGCTTCGCGCCGCGCGCAGTTCCTGGATGCCGTCGCCGATGAGCTGGACGCGCTGGGGGATGACTTCGTCGCGCTGGTTTGCCGCGAAACCGCGCTGCCTGCCGCGCGTATCAAAGGCGAACGCGGGCGCACCAGCGGCCAGATGCGCCTGTTCGCAACGGTGCTGCGTCGCGGTGACTTCTACGGCGCGCGCATCGACCAGGCCTTGCCCGACCGCCAGCCACTGCCACGCCCGGACCTGCGCCAATACCGCATTGGCCTGGGCCCGGTGGCGGTGTTTGGTGCGAGCAACTTTCCCCTGGCGTTTTCCACCGCCGGTGGCGACACCGCCGCGGCGTTCGCGGCAGGTTGCCCGGTGGTGTTCAAGGCCCACAGCGGGCATATGGCCACGGCTGAGCAGGTCGCCGATGCGATCATTCGCGCGGCCGAGGCCACCGAGATGCCGGCGGGCGTGTTCAATATGATCTTCGGCGCTGGCGTCGGTGAGGCGCTGGTCAAGCACCCGGCGATCCAGGCTGTCGGTTTTACCGGCTCGCTCAAGGGCGGCCGCGCCTTGTGCGACATGGCGGCGGCACGCCCGCAGCCGATCCCGGTGTTTGCCGAGATGTCGAGCATCAACCCGGTCATCGTGTTGCCACAGGCCTTGCAGGCGCGGGCGGACACGGTGGCTCGCGACCTGACCGCCTCGGTGGTGCAAGGCTGTGGCCAGTTTTGCACCAACCCTGGTGTGGTGATCGGCATTGCGTCGGCGCCGTTCACCGCGTTTACCCAGCAGGTTGCGCGACTGATCGCTGATCAGCCGGCGCAAACCATGCTCAACGCCGGCACCTTGAGCAGCTATGGCAAAGGCCTGGAGAAACTCTTGGCGCACCCTGGCATTCAGCACTTGGCGGGCAATGCCCAGGCGGTCAATCAGGCGCAGCCGCAGCTGTTCAAGGCCGACGTGGCTTTGCTGATCGACGGCGATGAAGTGCTGCAGGAAGAAGTGTTCGGCCCGACCACGGTGTTTGTCGAGGTGGCCGACCAAGCCCAGCTCAGCGCCGCCTTGCACGGCCTGCATGGGCAACTGACAGCCACGATCATCGGCGAACCCGACGACTTGCAGCAGTTCGCCGAACTCACCCCACTGCTGGAACAGAAAGTCGGGCGCATCCTGCTCAACGGCTACCCGACCGGCGTGGAAGTCTGCGATTCGATGGTGCATGGCGGCCCGTACCCGGCCACCTCGGATGCCCGTGGCACCTCGGTCGGCACCTTGGCCATCGACCGGTTCCTGCGCCCGGTGTGCTTGCAGAATTACCCTGATAGCCTGCTGCCCGACGCGTTAAAAAACGCCAACCCGTTGCGTATCCAACGGCTGGTGGATGGCATGCCATCTCGCGACCCGCTGTAA
- the araD1 gene encoding AraD1 family protein, with translation MRLVQFELRNGERRVGVVQGSTLREVRTARSVRELALAAIEAGVKLQQQVDSLGLGDSYDYGELLADLKILPPLDHPDPAHMLISGTGLTHLGSASARDKMHQHGAHDSAMTDTLRIFKWGVEGGKPLAGQAGVQPEWFYKGDGSIVVRPGQAFPVPAFAEDAGEEPEIGGLYVIGHDGKPYRLGFAVGNEFSDHVMERKNYLYLAHSKLRSCSYGPELRVGELPQHLAGTSRILRDGQVIWQNEFLSGEANMCHSLENLEYHHFKYSQFLTPGDVHIHFFGTATLSFADGIRTQPGDVFEISQAEFGAPLVNAVGKAGAAFEPGNVITL, from the coding sequence ATGCGTTTAGTTCAGTTCGAGTTACGCAACGGCGAACGCCGTGTCGGCGTGGTGCAAGGCAGCACGCTAAGAGAAGTGCGCACGGCGCGCAGCGTGCGCGAGTTGGCGCTGGCGGCCATCGAGGCGGGCGTCAAGTTGCAGCAACAGGTCGACAGCCTGGGCCTGGGCGACAGCTACGACTATGGCGAATTGCTGGCCGACCTGAAAATCCTGCCGCCACTCGATCACCCGGACCCGGCTCATATGCTGATCAGCGGCACCGGCCTGACTCACCTGGGCAGTGCCTCGGCGCGCGACAAGATGCACCAGCACGGCGCGCACGACAGCGCGATGACCGACACCCTGCGCATCTTCAAATGGGGCGTGGAGGGCGGCAAACCACTGGCTGGCCAAGCGGGCGTACAACCCGAGTGGTTCTACAAGGGCGACGGCAGCATCGTGGTACGCCCGGGCCAGGCCTTCCCGGTGCCGGCGTTCGCCGAAGACGCCGGTGAAGAGCCGGAAATCGGCGGTCTCTACGTGATCGGCCACGACGGCAAACCCTATCGCCTGGGCTTCGCCGTGGGCAACGAATTCTCCGACCACGTGATGGAGCGCAAGAATTACCTATACCTGGCTCACTCCAAACTGCGCAGTTGCAGCTATGGCCCTGAGTTGCGCGTGGGCGAGTTGCCCCAGCACCTGGCGGGCACCAGCCGCATCCTGCGCGACGGCCAGGTGATCTGGCAGAACGAATTCCTCAGTGGCGAGGCGAATATGTGCCACAGCCTGGAAAACCTTGAGTATCACCACTTCAAATACAGTCAATTCCTGACACCGGGCGACGTGCACATTCATTTCTTCGGCACCGCCACGCTGTCATTCGCCGACGGTATACGTACCCAACCGGGCGATGTGTTCGAGATCAGCCAGGCCGAGTTTGGCGCGCCGCTGGTCAACGCTGTCGGCAAGGCCGGCGCTGCGTTCGAGCCCGGCAATGTCATCACCCTTTAA
- a CDS encoding MFS transporter — protein MSQELRLIRRITLKLIPFLILLYLIAYVDRSAVGFAKLHMGADVGIGDAAYGLGAGLFFIGYFLFEIPSNLMLDRFGARRWFARIMLTWGAITIGMAFVQGPHSFYVMRFLLGAAEAGFFPGVLYYITQWFPVRHRGKILGLFILSQPIAMMITGPVSGGLLGMDGILGLHGWQWLFIVIGTPALLLTWPVLRFLPDGPQQVKWMSEDEKTWLTGELNKDLQAYGQTRHGNPLHALKDKRVLLLALFYLPVTLSIYGLGLWLPTLIKQFGGSDLVTGFVSAVPYIFGIIGLLIIPRSSDRLNDRYGHLAVLYVLGAIGLFCSAWLSVPVLQMAALCLAAFALFSCTAVFWTLPGRFFAGASAAAGIALINSVGNLGGYIGPFVIGALKESTGNLASGLYFLSGVMVFGLVLTGVVYRVLERKHVLPADQFAASARGATRT, from the coding sequence ATGAGCCAGGAACTGCGGCTTATTCGGCGCATCACGCTGAAACTGATTCCCTTCCTGATCCTGCTGTACCTGATCGCCTACGTGGACCGCTCAGCGGTAGGTTTCGCCAAGCTGCATATGGGCGCCGATGTCGGCATCGGCGACGCGGCGTACGGCTTGGGCGCAGGGCTGTTCTTTATTGGCTACTTCCTGTTCGAGATCCCCAGCAACCTGATGCTCGATCGCTTCGGCGCGCGGCGCTGGTTTGCGCGCATCATGCTGACCTGGGGCGCCATCACCATTGGCATGGCCTTCGTGCAGGGGCCGCACAGCTTCTATGTGATGCGCTTTCTGCTCGGCGCGGCGGAGGCGGGGTTTTTCCCTGGCGTGCTGTACTACATCACCCAGTGGTTCCCAGTGCGCCATCGCGGCAAGATCCTCGGGCTGTTCATCCTCTCCCAACCCATTGCGATGATGATCACAGGCCCCGTGTCCGGCGGTTTATTGGGCATGGACGGCATCCTCGGCCTGCACGGCTGGCAGTGGCTGTTCATCGTCATCGGTACCCCGGCGCTGCTGCTGACCTGGCCCGTGCTGCGCTTCCTGCCGGACGGCCCCCAACAGGTCAAGTGGATGAGCGAGGACGAGAAAACCTGGCTCACCGGCGAGCTGAATAAAGACCTGCAAGCCTACGGCCAGACTCGCCACGGCAACCCGCTGCATGCCCTCAAGGACAAGCGCGTGTTGCTGCTGGCGCTGTTCTACCTGCCGGTGACCTTGAGCATTTATGGGCTCGGCCTATGGCTGCCGACGCTGATCAAACAGTTCGGCGGCAGTGACCTGGTCACCGGTTTCGTCTCAGCAGTGCCGTACATTTTCGGCATCATCGGGCTGCTGATCATCCCGCGCAGTTCCGACCGGTTGAATGATCGTTATGGCCATCTCGCCGTGCTCTATGTGCTCGGTGCCATCGGCCTGTTCTGCAGTGCCTGGTTGAGTGTGCCGGTGCTGCAAATGGCCGCGCTGTGCTTGGCGGCGTTCGCGCTGTTTTCCTGCACGGCAGTGTTCTGGACCTTGCCCGGGCGCTTCTTTGCCGGCGCCAGTGCGGCGGCGGGGATTGCACTGATCAACTCGGTGGGCAACCTCGGCGGCTACATCGGCCCATTTGTGATTGGCGCGCTCAAGGAATCCACTGGCAACCTGGCTTCGGGCTTGTACTTCTTGTCCGGGGTGATGGTGTTCGGGCTGGTCTTGACCGGCGTGGTCTACCGCGTGCTGGAGCGCAAGCACGTGCTGCCCGCCGACCAATTCGCCGCCAGCGCGCGTGGTGCTACACGTACTTAA
- a CDS encoding IlvD/Edd family dehydratase, which produces MPDKKPALRSAQWFGTADKNGFMYRSWMKNQGIADHQFHGKPIIGICNTWSELTPCNAHFRQIAEHVKRGVIEAGGFPVEFPVFSNGESNLRPTAMLTRNLASMDVEEAIRGNPIDGVVLLTGCDKTTPALLMGAASCDVPAIVVTGGPMLNGKHKGRDIGSGTVVWQLSEQVKAGTITLDDFLAAEGGMSRSAGTCNTMGTASTMACMAEALGTSLPHNAAIPAVDARRYVLAHMSGMRAVEMVREDLKLSKILTKEAFENAIRVNAAIGGSTNAVIHLKAIAGRIGVELDLDDWTRMGRGVPTIVDLQPSGRFLMEEFYYAGGLPAVLRRLGEANLIPHPNALTVNGKSLGENTKDSPIYGQDEVIRTLDNPIRADGGICVLRGNLAPLGAVLKPSAASAQLMQHRGRAVVFENFDMYKARINDPELDVDANSILVMKNCGPKGYPGMAEVGNMGLPAKLLAQGVTDMVRISDARMSGTAYGTVVLHVAPEAAAGGPLATVQEGDWIELDCANGRLHLDIPDAELAARMADLAPPQKLIVGGYRQLYIDHVLQADQGCDFDFLVGCRGAEVPRHSH; this is translated from the coding sequence ATGCCTGATAAAAAGCCCGCCCTCCGCTCCGCCCAGTGGTTTGGCACCGCCGACAAGAACGGCTTCATGTACCGCAGCTGGATGAAGAACCAAGGCATCGCCGACCATCAGTTCCATGGCAAACCGATCATCGGCATTTGCAACACCTGGTCGGAGCTGACGCCGTGCAACGCGCATTTCCGTCAGATCGCCGAGCACGTCAAACGTGGGGTGATCGAGGCCGGTGGCTTCCCGGTGGAATTCCCGGTGTTCTCCAACGGCGAGTCCAACCTACGCCCCACCGCCATGCTCACCCGCAACCTGGCGAGCATGGACGTTGAGGAAGCGATTCGCGGCAACCCCATCGACGGTGTGGTGCTGCTCACCGGCTGCGACAAAACCACCCCGGCGCTGCTGATGGGCGCCGCCAGTTGCGACGTGCCGGCCATCGTCGTCACCGGCGGGCCGATGCTCAATGGCAAGCACAAAGGCCGGGACATCGGCTCGGGCACGGTGGTGTGGCAGCTCAGCGAACAGGTCAAGGCCGGCACCATTACCCTGGACGATTTCCTCGCGGCCGAAGGCGGCATGTCGCGCTCGGCGGGCACCTGCAACACCATGGGCACCGCCTCGACCATGGCCTGCATGGCCGAGGCGCTCGGCACTTCCCTGCCCCACAACGCGGCGATTCCGGCGGTGGATGCGCGCCGGTATGTGCTGGCGCATATGTCCGGCATGCGCGCGGTGGAGATGGTGCGCGAAGACTTGAAGCTGTCGAAGATCCTGACCAAAGAGGCGTTTGAAAACGCGATACGGGTGAACGCGGCCATCGGCGGCTCGACCAACGCGGTGATCCACTTGAAAGCCATCGCCGGGCGTATCGGCGTCGAACTCGACCTGGATGACTGGACGCGCATGGGACGCGGCGTGCCGACCATTGTCGACCTGCAGCCCTCAGGGCGCTTCCTGATGGAGGAGTTCTACTATGCCGGGGGCTTGCCTGCCGTGCTGCGCCGCTTGGGCGAGGCCAACCTGATCCCGCATCCGAATGCCCTGACCGTCAACGGCAAGTCCCTGGGCGAGAACACCAAGGACTCGCCGATCTACGGCCAAGACGAAGTGATCCGCACCCTCGACAACCCGATCCGCGCCGACGGCGGCATCTGCGTGCTGCGCGGCAACCTCGCACCGCTGGGCGCCGTGCTCAAGCCATCGGCCGCCAGCGCGCAACTGATGCAGCACCGTGGCCGTGCGGTGGTGTTCGAGAATTTCGACATGTACAAGGCGCGCATCAATGACCCGGAATTGGACGTGGATGCCAACTCGATCCTGGTCATGAAAAACTGCGGGCCCAAGGGTTACCCGGGCATGGCCGAAGTCGGCAACATGGGCTTGCCCGCCAAGCTGCTGGCCCAGGGCGTGACCGACATGGTGCGTATTTCCGATGCGCGCATGAGCGGCACGGCCTACGGCACGGTAGTGCTGCATGTGGCGCCGGAAGCCGCCGCCGGTGGGCCGTTGGCCACGGTGCAAGAAGGCGACTGGATCGAACTCGACTGCGCCAACGGCCGCCTGCACCTGGACATCCCCGACGCAGAGCTGGCGGCGCGCATGGCGGACTTGGCGCCACCGCAGAAGCTGATCGTCGGCGGCTACCGCCAGCTGTACATCGACCATGTGCTGCAGGCCGACCAAGGCTGCGACTTTGACTTTCTGGTGGGTTGCCGGGGGGCTGAAGTCCCCCGTCATTCCCACTAA
- a CDS encoding FadR/GntR family transcriptional regulator, with the protein MDHQPPKPRKSMHAQIVQDLGMHIVSGRFKPEERLPMEATLCEEYKVSRSVLREATRVLSAKGLVYSKPRVGAVVRPRLKWHLLDPDVLSWLMQTTPHSEFFNTLAGVRRILEPEIAAMAATTATDEDIATIEKAYLGMETAKTHDALLQADLDFHRAIADATRNDLLAYMCNMLSLPLRESINITNRRPDIQGLSLPRHKAILTAIQNRDALGARHASLVQLDDTRVALDTVMNVLTPL; encoded by the coding sequence ATGGATCACCAGCCGCCCAAGCCACGCAAGAGCATGCATGCCCAGATCGTTCAGGACTTGGGCATGCACATCGTTTCCGGTCGCTTCAAGCCCGAAGAACGCCTGCCCATGGAAGCCACGCTGTGCGAGGAGTACAAGGTCAGCCGCTCGGTGTTGCGTGAGGCGACGCGGGTGCTCAGCGCCAAGGGCCTGGTGTATTCCAAACCACGGGTAGGCGCCGTGGTGCGGCCGCGCTTGAAATGGCATTTGCTCGACCCGGACGTGCTGTCCTGGCTGATGCAGACCACGCCCCACAGTGAGTTCTTCAACACCCTGGCCGGCGTGCGGCGCATTCTCGAACCGGAAATCGCCGCCATGGCCGCGACCACCGCCACCGACGAAGACATCGCCACCATCGAAAAAGCCTACCTGGGCATGGAAACCGCCAAGACCCACGACGCCCTGCTGCAGGCCGACCTGGACTTTCACCGCGCCATCGCCGATGCCACCCGCAACGACTTGCTCGCCTACATGTGCAACATGCTCTCACTGCCGTTGCGCGAGTCGATCAACATCACCAACCGCCGCCCCGACATCCAGGGCCTGAGCCTGCCGCGCCACAAGGCGATCCTCACCGCGATCCAGAACCGCGACGCCCTCGGCGCCCGGCACGCCTCGCTGGTGCAGCTGGATGACACGCGTGTGGCGCTCGACACAGTGATGAATGTGCTGACGCCGCTGTAA
- a CDS encoding papain-like cysteine protease family protein, whose translation MLTPETTRFTGDPQPNCLIGHLLDPQLVEVEAAHQPKVMAAASLNFSMQKQTQTNWCWAAVSASVGNYYGTGSWTQCGVASNALDRNCCNQPGPCNVYGYLDSALRITRSYNGMTQGSLQMPAIQNQLNRGRPIGLRCAWYGGGAHFLVIYGTNGNYLLIADSIYGYSTRALNSFPGSYNGGGNWTNTYFTVKN comes from the coding sequence ATGTTAACCCCTGAAACAACCCGGTTCACCGGCGACCCACAGCCCAACTGCCTGATCGGCCATTTGCTCGACCCGCAACTGGTCGAAGTCGAAGCGGCTCATCAGCCTAAAGTAATGGCGGCCGCCAGCCTGAATTTCAGCATGCAGAAACAAACCCAGACCAACTGGTGCTGGGCGGCTGTTTCCGCCTCGGTCGGTAACTACTACGGCACCGGGTCCTGGACCCAGTGCGGTGTCGCCAGCAACGCGCTGGACCGCAACTGCTGCAATCAGCCGGGACCGTGCAACGTCTACGGCTATCTGGATTCCGCCTTGCGAATCACGCGCAGCTACAACGGCATGACTCAAGGCTCGCTGCAGATGCCCGCCATCCAAAACCAGCTCAACAGGGGCCGACCCATCGGTTTGCGTTGCGCCTGGTACGGTGGCGGTGCGCACTTTCTGGTGATCTATGGCACCAACGGCAACTACCTGTTGATCGCAGATTCGATCTACGGCTATTCGACTCGCGCATTGAACTCGTTCCCCGGTTCGTACAACGGCGGCGGCAATTGGACCAACACTTACTTCACCGTAAAAAACTAA